GCCACGCGCGGTATTCAACCGATTCGTTCGTGGATTCGGCCGGCTCCGCTTCGCTCGGCGAAGTTGGCGCTACAACGGGGCTCTTGAATGCGGCGACGTTCGTGCTCTTCGCTGCGTTTTGCACCAGCCCGTCGATCGCGTTCAGCCGATCGAGCGCCGTGCGCTTTTCGCTGCTGGTCGTATCGGGACGTGCCTGGAAGCCTTTGGCGAATTGGGATGGTTTCATTCAAGTACCTTTATGCGCATAAATTCAGGGGAGCAGAGCGGCGATCTCGTCAGCGCAGGCGCGAACTTCGAGAGCGGCCAGCTTCGCGCCTCGATCGTTCATCTGCAAGACTGTCTGACCAAGCGCCATCGCCTGTTTATAGGCCTCGCGCGTGGGCATCTGGGTGCGCAGAAGCGGGAAGCCGAGTTCTTCCAAGGCTCGCTTTAACTCACGCGTCAGCATTCGCTTCTCTTCGGTCTTATTGAGGAGAAAGACGGCACGAAGATCTTCGTTCATGACTTGCGCCTGCTGGACCAGCTTGACGAGACCCACGCTCGACCAGTAATCCGCTGGCGACGAGGACGTCGGCATCACGGCGACCGTTGCGGCGAGAAGGACCACGCCAGAGACCTTTTCCGTGATCGACGGCGGGCAGTCGACGACGATCAGGTCGTAGTCCGCAACGAACTTCTTGATCTCGCGATGGATCTGCGAGCCCGCCTCGGAGAGATTGACGACGGGGAATGGAATGCCGGACTCACTATCCGAAGA
The Paraburkholderia terrae genome window above contains:
- the parA gene encoding ParA family partition ATPase, with the translated sequence MAAEIIAVTQQKGGVGKSTIAMHLGAAFHERGKRVLVVDADGQNTLIHWASASSDSESGIPFPVVNLSEAGSQIHREIKKFVADYDLIVVDCPPSITEKVSGVVLLAATVAVMPTSSSPADYWSSVGLVKLVQQAQVMNEDLRAVFLLNKTEEKRMLTRELKRALEELGFPLLRTQMPTREAYKQAMALGQTVLQMNDRGAKLAALEVRACADEIAALLP